In the genome of Spea bombifrons isolate aSpeBom1 chromosome 11, aSpeBom1.2.pri, whole genome shotgun sequence, one region contains:
- the LOC128468929 gene encoding histone H2A type 2-B-like, with the protein MSGRGKQGGKVRAKAKTRSSRAGLQFPVGRVHRLLRKGNYAERVGAGAPVYLAAVLEYLTAEILELAGNAARDNKKTRIIPRHLQLAVRNDEELNKLLGGVTIAQGGVLPNIQAVLLPKKTESHKPAKSK; encoded by the coding sequence ATGTCTGGCAGAGGAAAACAAGGTGGAAAGGTTCGTGCTAAGGCGAAGACACGGTCTTCCCGTGCAGGTTTGCAGTTTCCTGTTGGCCGTGTGCATAGGCTTCTTCGCAAGGGTAATTATGCCGAGAGAGTAGGAGCCGGCGCACCCGTGTATCTGGCAGCGGTGTTGGAGTATCTGACTGCTGAGATATTGGAGTTGGCTGGTAACGCTGCACGCGACAACAAAAAGACCCGTATCATTCCACGCCACCTGCAACTTGCCGTTCGTAACGACGAGGAGCTCAATAAGCTGCTCGGAGGGGtcaccattgctcagggaggtgtTCTACCCAACATCCAGGCGGTGCTCTTGCCCAAGAAGACCGAGAGCCACAAGCCTGCCAAGAGCAAGTGA
- the LOC128468957 gene encoding histone H2B 1.1-like, translated as MPDPAKSAPAPKKGSKKAVTKTQKKDGKKRKKSRKESYAIYVYKVLKQVHPDTGISSKAMGIMNSFVSDIFERIAGEASRLAHYNKRSTITSREIQTAVRLLLPGELAKHAVSEGTKAVTKYTSAK; from the coding sequence ATGCCTGATCCAGCGAAATCTGCGCCTGCTCCGAAGAAAGGCTCTAAGAAAGCTGTTACGAAGACCCAGAAAAAAGATGGGAAGAAACGCAAGAAGAGCAGAAAGGAAAGCTACGCGATTTATGTCTACAAGGTACTGAAGCAGGTGCATCCAGACACTGGTATTTCCTCCAAGGCCATGGGCATCATGAACTCGTTTGTCAGTGATATCTTTGAGCGCATTGCCGGGGAAGCTTCACGCCTAGCCCATTACAACAAGCGCTCCACTATCACTTCTCGGGAGATTCAGACTGCAGTACGCCTCCTTCTTCCTGGAGAGCTGGCCAAGCACGCTGTGTCAGAGGGCACCAAGGCTGTTACCAAGTACACCAGCGCCAAGTAA